From Symphalangus syndactylus isolate Jambi chromosome 17, NHGRI_mSymSyn1-v2.1_pri, whole genome shotgun sequence, one genomic window encodes:
- the ACTRT3 gene encoding actin-related protein T3 translates to MNHCQLPVVIDNGSGVIKAGVAGCREPQFIYPNIIGRAKGQGGAAQGRLELCVGDQAQDWRSSLSISYPVERGLITSWKDMEIMWKHIYDYNLKLKPCDGPVLITEPALNPLANRQQITEVFFEHLGVPAFYMSIQAVLALFAAGFTTGLVLNSGAGVTQSVPIFEGYCLPHGVQQLDLAGLDLTNYLMVLMKNHGIILLSASDRKIVEDIKETFCYVAMNYEEEMAKKPDCLEKVYQLPDGKVIQLHDQLFSCPEALFSPCHMNLEAPGIDKICLSSIMKCDTGLRNSFFSNIILAGGSTSFPGLDKRLVKDIAKVAPANTAVQVIAPPERKISVWMGGSILASLSAFQDMWITAAEFKEVGPNIVHQRCF, encoded by the exons ATGAACCACTGCCAGCTACCGGTAGTGATCGACAACGGCTCGGGAGTGATCAAGGCGGGCGTGGCCGGGTGCCGGGAGCCCCAGTTTATCTACCCGAACATTATCGGCCGCGCCAAGGGCCAGGGCGGCGCGGCCCAGGGCAGGCTAGAACTCTGCGTGGGCGACCAAGCTCAGGACTGGAGGAGCTCGCTGTCCATCAG TTACCCAGTGGAGCGTGGTCTCATTACTTCATGGAAGGACATGGAGATCATGTGGAAGCATATCTATGACTATAACCTAAAGCTGAAGCCGTGTGATGGCCCAGTCTTGATTACTGAGCCAGCGCTGAACCCACTGGCCAACCGGCAACAGATCACGGAAGTGTTTTTTGAGCATCTGGGTGTTCCTGCCTTCTATATGTCCATCCAGGCTGTGCTGGCTCTCTTTGCTGCTGGCTTCACTACTGGCCTTGTGCTGAATTCAGGTGCTGGGGTTACCCAGAGTGTACCCATCTTTGAGGGTTACTGTCTGCCTCATGGTGTGCAGCAACTGGATCTGGCAGGCCTTGACCTCACCAACTACCTCATGGTGCTGATGAAGAACCATGGTATCATATTGCTTAGTGCTTCAGACAGAAAGATTGTTGAAGACATCAAGGAGACCTTTTGTTATGTGGCAATGAACTACGAAGAGGAAATGGCCAAGAAACCTGATTGTCTAGAGAAAGTTTACCAACTACCTGATGGGAAGGTCATCCAGCTCCATGACCAGCTCTTTTCTTGTCCAGAGGCCCTCTTCTCTCCGTGTCATATGAACCTTGAGGCCCCTGGCATTGATAAGATATGCTTAAGCAGCATAATGAAATGTGATACAGGCCTGAGGAATTCCTTCTTTTCCAATATTATCCTTGCCGGGGGATCAACCTCCTTCCCTGGTTTAGACAAGCGGTTAGTTAAGGATATAGCAAAGGTGGCTCCTGCCAACACCGCTGTGCAAGTTATAGCTCCTCCAGAAAGGAAAATATCAGTGTGGATGGGAGGTTCTATTCTTGCATCCTTGTCTGCCTTCCAGGACATGTGGATCACTGCTGCAGAATTTAAAGAAGTTGGACCCAACATAGTACACCAAAGATGCTTCTGA
- the MYNN gene encoding myoneurin isoform X1, translating to MQYSHHCEHLLERLNKQREAGFLCDCTIVIGEFQFKAHRNVLASFSEYFGAIYRSTSENNVFLDQSQVKADGFQKLLEFIYTGTLNLDSWNVKEIHQAADYLKVEEVVTKCKIKMEDFAFIANPSSTEISSITGNIELNQQTCLLTLRDYNNREKSEVSTDLIQANPKQGALAKKSSQTKKKKKAFNSPKTGQNKTVQYPSDILENASVELFLDANKLSTPVVEQVAQINDNSELELTSVVENTFPAQDIVHAVTVKRKRGKSQPNCALKEHSMSNIASVNSPYEAENCGEELDQRYSKAKPMCNTCGKVFSEASSLRRHMRIHKGVKPYVCHLCGKAFTQCNQLKTHVRTHTGEKPYKCELCDKGFAQKCQLVFHSRMHHGEEKPYKCDVCNLQFATSSNLKIHARKHSGEKPYVCDRCGQRFAQASTLTYHVRRHTGEKPYVCDTCGKAFAVSSSLITHSRKHTGEKPYICGICGKSFISSGELNKHFRSHTGERPFICELCGNSYTDIKNLKKHKTKVHSGADKTLDSSAEDHTVSEQDSIQKSPLSETMDVKPSDMTLPLALPIGTEDHHMLLPVTDTQSPTSDTLLRSTVNGYSEPQLIFLQQLY from the exons ATGCAGTATTCGCACCACTGTGAGCACCTTTTAGAGAGACTGAACAAACAGCGGGAAGCAGGTTTTCTTTGTGACTGCACCATAGTGATTGGGGAATTCCAGTTTAAAGCTCATAGGAATGTGCTGGCCTCCTTTAGTGAGTATTTTGGTGCGATCTACAGAAGCACTTCTGAGAACAATGTCTTTCTTGATCAGAGTCAGGTGAAGGCTGATGGATTTCAGAAACTGTTGGAGTTTATATACACAGGAACTTTAAATCTTGACAG TTGGAATGTTAAAGAAATTCATCAGGCTGCTGACTATCTCAAAGTGGAAGAGGTGGTCactaaatgcaaaataaagatggaagattttgcttttattgctaATCCTTCTTCTACAGAGATTTCTAGTATTACTGGAAACATTGAATTGAATCAACAGACTTGTCTTCTTACTCTGCGAGATTATAATAATCGAGAGAAATCAGAAGTATCTACAGATTTGATTCAGGCAAATCCTAAACAAGGGGCGTTAGCAAAAAagtcatctcaaacaaaaaagaagaagaaggcttTCAACTCCCCGAAAACAGGGCAGAATAAAACAGTGCAATATCCCAGTGACATCTTAGAGAATGCATCTGTTGAATTATTCCTAGATGCAAATAAACTGTCCACACCTGTAGTAGAACAAGttgcacaaataaatgataattcAGAACTCGAGTTGACATCAGTAGTGGAAAATACTTTTCCAGCACAAGATATTGTGCACGCTGTTACAGTGAAACGGAAACGTGGAAAATCACAGCCAAACTGTGCTCTGAAAGAACACTCTATGTCTAATATAGCCAGTGTCAACAGTCCTTATGAGGCGGAGAACTGCGGGGAAGAGCTGGATCAGAGGTATTCCAAGGCCAAGCCAATGTGTAACACATGTGGGAAAGTGTTTTCAGAAGCTAGCAGTTTGAGAAGGCACATGAGAATACATAAAGGAGTCAAACCTTACGTCTGCCACTTATGTGGAAAGGCATTTACCCAATGTAACCAGCTGAAAACACATGTAAGAACTCATACAG gTGAGAAGCCATACAAATGTGAATTGTGTGATAAAGGATTTGCTCAGAAATGTCAGCTAGTCTTCCATAGTCGCATGCATCATGGTGAAGAAAAACCCTATAAATGTGATGTATGCAACTTACAGTTCGCAACTTCTAGCAATCTCAAGATTCATGCAAG GAAGCATAGTGGAGAGAAGCCATATGTCTGTGATAGGTGTGGACAGAGATTTGCTCAAGCCAGCACACTGACCTATCATGTCCGTAGGCATACTGGAGAAAAGCCTTATGTATGTGATACCTGTGGGAAGGCATTTGCTGTCTCTAGTTCTCTTATCACTCATTCTCGAAAACATACAG GTGAAAAACCATACATATGTGGTATTTGTGGGAAAAGTTTTATTTCCTCAGGAGAGCTCAACAAACACTTTCGGTCCCATACAG gaGAAAGACCATTTATCTGCGAATTATGTGGAAATTCTTATacagatattaaaaatttaaagaagcaCAAAACAAAAGTCCATTCTG GTGCAGATAAAACTCTAGACTCCAGTGCAGAGGATCATACTGTGAGTGAACAAGATTCCATACAAAAAAGTCCTTTATCAGAAACTATGGATGTGAAGCCTTCTGATATGACTTTACCATTAGCTCTTCCAATTGGGACTGAGGACCATCACATGCTTCTGCCTGTCACAGATACTCAGTCTCCTACGTCAGATACGTTGTTGAGGTCAACTGTGAATGGGTATTCAGAACCACAGTTGATTTTTTTACAACAATTATACTGA
- the MYNN gene encoding myoneurin isoform X2, which translates to MQYSHHCEHLLERLNKQREAGFLCDCTIVIGEFQFKAHRNVLASFSEYFGAIYRSTSENNVFLDQSQVKADGFQKLLEFIYTGTLNLDSWNVKEIHQAADYLKVEEVVTKCKIKMEDFAFIANPSSTEISSITGNIELNQQTCLLTLRDYNNREKSEVSTDLIQANPKQGALAKKSSQTKKKKKAFNSPKTGQNKTVQYPSDILENASVELFLDANKLSTPVVEQVAQINDNSELELTSVVENTFPAQDIVHAVTVKRKRGKSQPNCALKEHSMSNIASVNSPYEAENCGEELDQRYSKAKPMCNTCGKVFSEASSLRRHMRIHKGVKPYVCHLCGKAFTQCNQLKTHVRTHTGEKPYKCELCDKGFAQKCQLVFHSRMHHGEEKPYKCDVCNLQFATSSNLKIHARKHSGEKPYVCDRCGQRFAQASTLTYHVRRHTGEKPYVCDTCGKAFAVSSSLITHSRKHTGERPFICELCGNSYTDIKNLKKHKTKVHSGADKTLDSSAEDHTVSEQDSIQKSPLSETMDVKPSDMTLPLALPIGTEDHHMLLPVTDTQSPTSDTLLRSTVNGYSEPQLIFLQQLY; encoded by the exons ATGCAGTATTCGCACCACTGTGAGCACCTTTTAGAGAGACTGAACAAACAGCGGGAAGCAGGTTTTCTTTGTGACTGCACCATAGTGATTGGGGAATTCCAGTTTAAAGCTCATAGGAATGTGCTGGCCTCCTTTAGTGAGTATTTTGGTGCGATCTACAGAAGCACTTCTGAGAACAATGTCTTTCTTGATCAGAGTCAGGTGAAGGCTGATGGATTTCAGAAACTGTTGGAGTTTATATACACAGGAACTTTAAATCTTGACAG TTGGAATGTTAAAGAAATTCATCAGGCTGCTGACTATCTCAAAGTGGAAGAGGTGGTCactaaatgcaaaataaagatggaagattttgcttttattgctaATCCTTCTTCTACAGAGATTTCTAGTATTACTGGAAACATTGAATTGAATCAACAGACTTGTCTTCTTACTCTGCGAGATTATAATAATCGAGAGAAATCAGAAGTATCTACAGATTTGATTCAGGCAAATCCTAAACAAGGGGCGTTAGCAAAAAagtcatctcaaacaaaaaagaagaagaaggcttTCAACTCCCCGAAAACAGGGCAGAATAAAACAGTGCAATATCCCAGTGACATCTTAGAGAATGCATCTGTTGAATTATTCCTAGATGCAAATAAACTGTCCACACCTGTAGTAGAACAAGttgcacaaataaatgataattcAGAACTCGAGTTGACATCAGTAGTGGAAAATACTTTTCCAGCACAAGATATTGTGCACGCTGTTACAGTGAAACGGAAACGTGGAAAATCACAGCCAAACTGTGCTCTGAAAGAACACTCTATGTCTAATATAGCCAGTGTCAACAGTCCTTATGAGGCGGAGAACTGCGGGGAAGAGCTGGATCAGAGGTATTCCAAGGCCAAGCCAATGTGTAACACATGTGGGAAAGTGTTTTCAGAAGCTAGCAGTTTGAGAAGGCACATGAGAATACATAAAGGAGTCAAACCTTACGTCTGCCACTTATGTGGAAAGGCATTTACCCAATGTAACCAGCTGAAAACACATGTAAGAACTCATACAG gTGAGAAGCCATACAAATGTGAATTGTGTGATAAAGGATTTGCTCAGAAATGTCAGCTAGTCTTCCATAGTCGCATGCATCATGGTGAAGAAAAACCCTATAAATGTGATGTATGCAACTTACAGTTCGCAACTTCTAGCAATCTCAAGATTCATGCAAG GAAGCATAGTGGAGAGAAGCCATATGTCTGTGATAGGTGTGGACAGAGATTTGCTCAAGCCAGCACACTGACCTATCATGTCCGTAGGCATACTGGAGAAAAGCCTTATGTATGTGATACCTGTGGGAAGGCATTTGCTGTCTCTAGTTCTCTTATCACTCATTCTCGAAAACATACAG gaGAAAGACCATTTATCTGCGAATTATGTGGAAATTCTTATacagatattaaaaatttaaagaagcaCAAAACAAAAGTCCATTCTG GTGCAGATAAAACTCTAGACTCCAGTGCAGAGGATCATACTGTGAGTGAACAAGATTCCATACAAAAAAGTCCTTTATCAGAAACTATGGATGTGAAGCCTTCTGATATGACTTTACCATTAGCTCTTCCAATTGGGACTGAGGACCATCACATGCTTCTGCCTGTCACAGATACTCAGTCTCCTACGTCAGATACGTTGTTGAGGTCAACTGTGAATGGGTATTCAGAACCACAGTTGATTTTTTTACAACAATTATACTGA